Proteins from a genomic interval of Polyodon spathula isolate WHYD16114869_AA chromosome 1, ASM1765450v1, whole genome shotgun sequence:
- the LOC121321464 gene encoding arfaptin-1-like isoform X3, producing the protein MAQESPRNTAAEISVTSNGDSDDTCEDIFPMDLKHGMSAGLNLSETHISSSNYGATTEGIIEAGPYKGSSGQPMSPVVSPSSAAASRLARPDNNFLSPKDMMKVEPMSGPVVLSDDLKNPAMEKLELVRKWSINTYKCTRQILSERLGRGSRTVDLELEAQIEILRDNKRKYEYVVKLAQTLGSQLYQMVQTQRQLGDAFADLSLKSLELHEEFGFNAETQKLLSKNGETLLGAINFFICSVKTLVDKTIEDTMVNIKQYENARIEYDAYRTDLEELNLGPRDATTIPKIEQSQCAFQAYREKYEKMRNDVSIKLKFLEENKVKVLHNQLVLFHNAIAAYYAGNQKQLEQTLKQFHIKLKTPGADNPSWLEEQ; encoded by the exons ATGGCCCAGGAATCCCCAAGAAACACAGCCGCTGAAATCTCAGTGACCAGTAACGGAGATTCAGACGACACATGTGAAGATATTTTCCCAATG GACCTGAAACATGGTATGTCTGCAGGACTGAATTTGTCTGAAACCCACATCTCTTCAAGTAACTATGGGGCCACGACAGAGGGAATCATAGAAGCAGGGCCATATAAAG GATCTTCAGGTCAGCCCATGTCACCTGTTGTGTCTCCCAGCAGCGCTGCAGCTAGCAGATTGGCCAGACCAGACAACAATTTTCTTAGTCCGAAAG ACATGATGAAAGTTGAACCTATGAGTGGACCAGTAGTTCTTTCAGATGACCTTAAGAATCCTGCAATGGAGAAGCTAGAGCTTGTGAGAAAATGGAGTATCAACACATACAAA TGCACAAGACAGATCCTGTCGGAGAGGTTGGGGCGAGGTTCTAGAACTGTGGACTTGGAGCTGGAGGCCCAGATAGAAATTCTGCGCGACAACAAGAGGAAGTACGAGTATGTGGTGAAACTGGCACAGACACTGGGATCACAGCTCTACCAGATGGTGCAGACCCAGAGGCAGCTCGGAGATGCTTTTGCAGACCTCAGTTTAAAATCGCTCGAGCTCCAC GAGGAGTTTGGCTTCAATGCAGAGACCCAAAAACTTCTGTCCAAAAATGGTGAGACGCTTCTGGGGGCCATTAACTTTTTCATTTGTAGTGTGAAGACCTTGGTAGACAAAACCATTGAAGATACCATGGTCAACATCAAACAGTATGAAAATGCCAG AATAGAGTATGATGCATACCGTACAGATTTGGAGGAGCTTAATCTTGGACCTCGGGATGCCACTACAATTCCAAAGATTGAACAATCCCAGTGTGCATTCCAGGCATACAGAGAGAAATATGAAAAAATGCGCAATGATGTTTCTATTAAACTGAAATTTCTGGAAGAAAACAAG GTAAAAGTATTGCACAATCAGCTGGTTCTCTTCCATAATGCTATTGCAGCTTACTACGCGGGGAACCAGAAGCAGCTTGAACAGACCCTCAAACAGTTCCACATCAAGTTGAAAACTCCTGGAGCAGACAACCCATCCTGGCTAGAAGAGCAATAA
- the LOC121321464 gene encoding arfaptin-1-like isoform X4, whose product MSAGLNLSETHISSSNYGATTEGIIEAGPYKGSSGQPMSPVVSPSSAAASRLARPDNNFLSPKDMMKVEPMSGPVVLSDDLKNPAMEKLELVRKWSINTYKCTRQILSERLGRGSRTVDLELEAQIEILRDNKRKYEYVVKLAQTLGSQLYQMVQTQRQLGDAFADLSLKSLELHEEFGFNAETQKLLSKNGETLLGAINFFICSVKTLVDKTIEDTMVNIKQYENARIEYDAYRTDLEELNLGPRDATTIPKIEQSQCAFQAYREKYEKMRNDVSIKLKFLEENKVKVLHNQLVLFHNAIAAYYAGNQKQLEQTLKQFHIKLKTPGADNPSWLEEQ is encoded by the exons ATGTCTGCAGGACTGAATTTGTCTGAAACCCACATCTCTTCAAGTAACTATGGGGCCACGACAGAGGGAATCATAGAAGCAGGGCCATATAAAG GATCTTCAGGTCAGCCCATGTCACCTGTTGTGTCTCCCAGCAGCGCTGCAGCTAGCAGATTGGCCAGACCAGACAACAATTTTCTTAGTCCGAAAG ACATGATGAAAGTTGAACCTATGAGTGGACCAGTAGTTCTTTCAGATGACCTTAAGAATCCTGCAATGGAGAAGCTAGAGCTTGTGAGAAAATGGAGTATCAACACATACAAA TGCACAAGACAGATCCTGTCGGAGAGGTTGGGGCGAGGTTCTAGAACTGTGGACTTGGAGCTGGAGGCCCAGATAGAAATTCTGCGCGACAACAAGAGGAAGTACGAGTATGTGGTGAAACTGGCACAGACACTGGGATCACAGCTCTACCAGATGGTGCAGACCCAGAGGCAGCTCGGAGATGCTTTTGCAGACCTCAGTTTAAAATCGCTCGAGCTCCAC GAGGAGTTTGGCTTCAATGCAGAGACCCAAAAACTTCTGTCCAAAAATGGTGAGACGCTTCTGGGGGCCATTAACTTTTTCATTTGTAGTGTGAAGACCTTGGTAGACAAAACCATTGAAGATACCATGGTCAACATCAAACAGTATGAAAATGCCAG AATAGAGTATGATGCATACCGTACAGATTTGGAGGAGCTTAATCTTGGACCTCGGGATGCCACTACAATTCCAAAGATTGAACAATCCCAGTGTGCATTCCAGGCATACAGAGAGAAATATGAAAAAATGCGCAATGATGTTTCTATTAAACTGAAATTTCTGGAAGAAAACAAG GTAAAAGTATTGCACAATCAGCTGGTTCTCTTCCATAATGCTATTGCAGCTTACTACGCGGGGAACCAGAAGCAGCTTGAACAGACCCTCAAACAGTTCCACATCAAGTTGAAAACTCCTGGAGCAGACAACCCATCCTGGCTAGAAGAGCAATAA